In Thunnus maccoyii chromosome 3, fThuMac1.1, whole genome shotgun sequence, the following proteins share a genomic window:
- the LOC121894435 gene encoding hyaluronidase-1-like, with product MAFFHPGLLLFLNTISLVSGLQEAASPISKLPFFSVWNAPSAHCLSKYGVDLNLGTFSIIQNQNQIFMGEKITLFYENKLGLYPKYNSQGVAINGGVPQNASLAKHLRAASIDIQTDIPDRDFHGLAVVDWESWRPVWERNWSGMKVYKEGSEELVRAKHPDWSPAQIEAAARVEFEEAGRKIMEETLKLGQKERPNGLWGFYGFPNCYNHYDQSTKYTGECPPIELKRNDELFWLWDTSSALYPDIYLSLKLSGLGKDVLLYTQHRILEAKRVAAKATQSTPPIFPYSRFVYTYSLDFLSQEHLEYTIGESAALGTAGIVLWGDSTYSESKDSCEAVKSFIDQTLGPYLVNVTSAAALCSQTLCSSKGRCERRNPTSSTYLHLDPAMWTVVTEKKPVGGPHYRVLGQMRTNDVTRMKSQFQCKCYSGWGGESCSKLNKGKAFFSQKV from the exons ATGGCTTTCTTTCATCCCGGCTTGCTGCTGTTCTTAAATACGATCAGCCTTGTTTCAGGCCTGCAGGAAGCAGCATCACCAATTTCCAAGTTGCCTTTCTTCAGTGTGTGGAATGCCCCTAGTGCCCACTGCCTCTCTAAATATGGTGTGGACCTCAACTTGGGAACATTTAGCATCATTCAGAACCAAAATCAAATCTTTATGGGTGAAAAAATAACGCTCTTTTACGAAAACAAGCTTGGTCTGTATCCCAAGTACAATAGCCAAGGGGTGGCTATTAATGGTGGGGTGCCACAGAACGCCAGTCTTGCCAAGCATCTTAGAGCTGCCTCTATCGATATCCAGACAGATATCCCTGACAGGGATTTCCATGGCCTTGCTGTAGTGGACTGGGAGAGCTGGAGACCTGTGTGGGAGAGAAACTGGTCCGGTATGAAGGTGTACAAGGAGGGATCGGAAGAACTAGTAAGGGCCAAGCACCCAGACTGGAGTCCTGCACAGATAGAAGCTGCAGCCCGGGTAGAGTTTGAGGAGGCAGGGAGGAAAATCATGGAGGAAACTCTGAAGCTGGGGCAGAAGGAAAGGCCAAATGGGTTGTGGGGTTTCTATGGTTTTCCCAACTGCTACAACCACTATGACCAAAGCACAAAATACACAGGAGAGTGTCCACCTATAGAGCTGAAGAGGAATGATGAGCTGTTCTGGCTGTGGGACACCTCCTCAGCTCTGTATCCTGATATCTACCTCAGCCTCAAGCTGAGTGGCCTTGGCAAAGATGTGCTCCTCTACACTCAACATCGCATCCTGGAGGCCAAGAGAGTAGCGGCTAAGGCAACTCAATCAACACCACCTATTTTCCCATACTCTCGCTTTGTTTACACCTATTCACTAGATTTCCTCTCTCAG GAGCACCTGGAATACACCATCGGAGAGAGTGCTGCTTTAGGGACTGCAGGGATAGTGCTCTGGGGCGACAGCACCTACTCGGAATCTAAG gATTCTTGTGAAGCTGTCAAGTCTTTCATCGACCAGACTCTGGGTCCCTACCTGGTTAATGTAACATCAGCAGCTGCTCTTTGCAGTCAGACCTTGTGTTCCTCAAAGGGAAGATGCGAGAGGAGGAACCCAACATCAAGTACCTACCTCCACCTCGATCCTGCCATGTGGACAGTTGTGACTGAGAAGAAACCAGTAGGGGGACCACACTACAGGGTGCTCGGGCAGATGAGGACAAATGACGTAACACGCATGAAGTCTCAGTTTCAGTGCAAGTGTTACTCCGGGTGGGGTGGGGAGAGCTGCTCCAAGCTAAATAAGGGCAAAGCATTTTTCTCGCAGAAAGTCTAA
- the LOC121891552 gene encoding hyaluronidase-2-like — MTTTLVLAASLATCEVVKSYIDQTLGPYLVNVTSAAALCSQALCSSKGRCGRRNPTSRTSLHLDLDVWKVVTEKKPVGGPHYRVLGQMRTNDVTRMKSQFQCKCYSGWCGESCSKPKKG; from the exons ATGACTAC gaccctggtgctagctgctagcttg gcTACTTGTGAAGTTGTCAAGTCTTACATCGACCAGACTCTGGGTCCCTACCTGGTGAATGTAACATCAGCAGCTGCTCTTTGCAGTCAGGCTTTGTGTTCCTCAAAGGGAAGATGCGGGAGGAGGAACCCAACATCAAGGACTTCCCTCCACCTCGACCTTGATGTGTGGAAGGTGGTGACTGAGAAGAAACCAGTAGGGGGACCACACTACAGGGTGCTCGGGCAGATGAGGACAAATGACGTAACACGCATGAAGTCTCAGTTTCAGTGCAAGTGTTACTCCGGGTGGTGTGGGGAGAGCTGCTCCAAGCCGAAAAAGGGATAA
- the hyal1 gene encoding hyaluronidase-1 produces MTFFHHGVLLFLNTISLVSGLQEAASPISQLPFFSVWNAPTANCLSQYGVDLDLGTFSIDQNQNQTFMGDNITIFYSDKLGLYPRYSSQGVAINGGVPQNASLDMHLEAASNDIRTDIPDRDFHGLAVVDWESWRPVWERNWDSKQVYWERSKALVKSRHPDWSPAQVEAAARVEFEKAGRKFMEETLKLGQEERPNGLWGFYGFPNCYNYYSDKSSNYTGECPAPELKRNDELFWLWNTSSALYPDIYLSLEMRGLSREVLLYSHHRILEAMRVGAQATASTPPVFPYARIVYTYTLDFLSQEHLVYTIGESAALGSAGIVLWGDHFFSKSQATCEVVKSYIDQTLGPYLVNVTSAAALCSQALCSSKGRCERRNPTSRTSLHLDPDVWKVVTEKKPVGGPHYRVLGQMRTNDLTHMKSQFQCKCYSGWGGESCSKPKKG; encoded by the exons ATGACTTTCTTTCATCATGGTGTGCTGCTGTTCTTAAATACGATCAGCCTTGTTTCAGGCCTGCAGGAAGCAGCATCACCTATTTCCCAGTTGCCTTTCTTCAGTGTGTGGAATGCCCCTACAGCCAACTGCCTCTCTCAATATGGTGTGGACCTCGACTTGGGAACATTTAGCATCGACCAGAACCAAAATCAAACCTTTATGGGTGACAACATTACCATCTTTTACTCTGACAAGCTTGGTCTGTATCCCAGGTACAGTAGCCAAGGGGTGGCTATTAATGGTGGGGTGCCACAGAACGCCAGTCTTGACATGCATCTTGAAGCTGCATCTAACGATATCCGCACAGATATCCCTGACAGGGATTTCCATGGCCTTGCTGTGGTGGACTGGGAGAGCTGGAGACCTGTGTGGGAGAGAAACTGGGACAGTAAACAGGTGTACTGGGAGAGATCAAAAGCACTAGTGAAGTCCAGGCACCCAGACTGGAGTCCTGCACAGGTAGAAGCTGCAGCCCGGGTAGAGTTTGAGAAAGCGGGGAGGAAATTCATGGAGGAAACTCTGAAACTGGGGCAGGAGGAAAGACCAAATGGGTTGTGGGGATTCTATGGTTTTCCCAACTGCTACAACTACTACAGCGACAAAAGCTCAAATTACACAGGAGAGTGTCCAGCTCCAGAGCTGAAGAGGAATGATGAGCTGTTCTGGCTGTGGAACACCTCCTCGGCTCTGTATCCTGATATCTACCTCAGCCTTGAGATGCGTGGCCTCAGCAGAGAGGTGCTCCTCTACAGTCATCATCGCATCCTGGAGGCCATGAGAGTGGGGGCTCAGGCGACTGCATCAACGCCACCTGTGTTCCCATACGCTCGCATCGTCTACACCTATACACTAGATTTTCTCTCTCAG GAGCACCTGGTCTACACCATTGGAGAGAGTGCTGCTTTAGGGTCTGCAGGCATAGTGCTCTGGGGTGACCATTTCTTCTCGAAATCTCAG gcTACTTGTGAAGTTGTCAAGTCTTACATCGACCAGACTCTGGGTCCCTACCTGGTTAATGTAACATCAGCAGCTGCTCTTTGCAGTCAGGCTTTATGTTCCTCAAAGGGAAGATGCGAGAGGAGGAACCCAACATCAAGGACCTCCCTCCACCTCGACCCTGATGTGTGGAAGGTAGTGACTGAGAAGAAACCAGTAGGGGGACCACACTACAGGGTGCTCGGGCAGATGAGGACAAATGACTTAACACACATGAAGTCTCAGTTTCAGTGCAAGTGTTACTCCGGGTGGGGTGGGGAGAGCTGTTCCAAGCCGAAAAAGGGATAA
- the hyal2a gene encoding hyaluronidase-2, with protein sequence MCWTLSEWKVLLLTALLWDGLHALGLKPTRWPLYSQKPLLLAWNAPTEDCTPRHGIRFQLDQFQIVASPNEGFVKQNLTIFYQDRLGLYPYFQPGETPVNGGLPQLASLTQHLEKMPEGVQKYIREPGAKGLAVIDWEEWRPLWIRNWKTKNVYREHSRQLVRQKNPSWPSEQVSKVAQQEFEMSARKFMLETLREAKNLRPNQLWGFYLFPDCYNHDYSRTLENYTGRCPDVEVARNEQLKWLWTESTALFPSIYMADVLRSSAYGRQFVRNRVKEGMRLASSGDGLARPVFVYTRPTYTNSLEQLTEMDLVSTIGESVALGAAGIILWGEASYASSKNSCSDLDAYLRGPLGKYLLNVSTAAELCSQTLCGSHGRCLRKNPDSDIYLHLNPLTHSVISEGGKLTVTGELGEAEKMSFQTKFQCQCYSGYEGEGCDQTDPLHQRGAASQAVASVLQCVILLIVSLLFC encoded by the exons ATGTGCTGGACTCTGTCTGAGTGGAAAGTACTGCTGCTGACTGCGCTGCTGTGGGACGGCCTTCATGCTTTGGGACTGAAACCTACGAGATGGCCACTGTATTCCCAAAAGCCTCTGCTTCTCGCTTGGAATGCCCCGACTGAAGACTGTACCCCAAGGCATGGTATTCGCTTTCAGCTGGACCAGTTCCAGATCGTGGCTTCACCCAATGAGGGCTTTGTCAAACAGAATCTCACCATCTTCTATCAGGACCGACTGGGCTTGTACCCCTACTTTCAGCCAGGTGAAACACCAGTGAACGGGGGGCTGCCGCAGTTGGCCAGTCTCACACAGCACCTGGAGAAGATGCCGGAGGGAGTGCAGAAGTATATACGTGAACCAGGTGCCAAGGGTCTGGCAGTTATTGACTGGGAAGAGTGGCGCCCACTTTGGATACGTAACTGGAAAACCAAGAATGTATACCGCGAACATTCTCGTCAGTTGGTGCGCCAGAAGAACCCATCCTGGCCTTCAGAGCAGGTGTCAAAAGTGGCCCAGCAGGAGTTTGAGATGTCCGCCAGGAAGTTCATGCTGGAGACGCTTAGGGAAGCCAAAAACCTGAGGCCCAACCAGCTGTGGGGGTTCTACCTATTCCCTGACTGCTACAATCACGACTACAGTCGCACTCTGGAGAACTACACAGGCCGCTGTCCTGATGTGGAGGTGGCCCGCAACGAGCAGCTGAAATGGTTGTGGACTGAGAGCACAGCCCTCTTCCCCTCCATCTACATGGCAGATGTGCTGCGTTCCTCAGCCTATGGACGTCAGTTTGTCCGGAACCGGGTAAAAGAGGGGATGCGTTTGGCATCATCAGGCGATGGGTTGGCACGTCCTGTTTTTGTGTACACCCGGCCCACCTACACCAACTCCCTGGAACAGCTGACAGAG ATGGACCTGGTCTCCACCATCGGTGAGAGTGTGGCTTTGGGAGCAGCTGGAATCATCCTGTGGGGAGAGGCATCGTATGCAAGCAGCAAA aacAGCTGCTCAGACCTGGATGCATATCTGCGGGGTCCTCTGGGTAAATACCTCCTCAACGTTTCCACGGCAGCAGAGCTATGCAGCCAGACGTTGTGTGGTTCTCACGGCCGCTGTCTGCGCAAAAATCCAGACAGTGATATTTACTTGCATCTGAACCCGCTCACCCACAGTGTCATCAGTGAGGGTGGCAAGCTGACAGTTACCGGTGAGCTTGGCGAAGCAGAGAAGATGAGTTTCCAAACCAAGTTTCAGTGCCAGTGCTACAGCGGCTATGAAGGAGAGGGCTGCGATCAGACAGACCCTCTGCACCAAAGAGGGGCGGCATCTCAAGCCGTGGCATCAGTACTGCAATGTGTGATCTTACTGATTGTTTCTCTGCTCTTCTGTTAG